Proteins encoded together in one Olsenella timonensis window:
- a CDS encoding DUF3662 and FHA domain-containing protein, which produces MSFLSDFESRIGSVFGAAPQGYTEPFSFKKLAKRAAREMENETYEIDGVDTAPALYTVLVSATDDSLMRPLYEQITYETAAFVTSQAQKKGYAFVGSPLVRFMVDPGLKSGKFAVFAENVDAGTLGRLREEERAFLAGNSSAGGAAAQVHPRGRRQGTPTPRTSAPAPAPAPAPEPAPLASGDGLDVTPLDFVEPMPVASASASTPMPVPMGGPAPVVVPGEGPGSIPVPQTQRRSVPLVDPRRGVGDVAVAGASPVAGPQTATCLLIDRQSGRTYTAAAPSTVIGRERSQAGVVLRDPNVSRRHAELSFDGRDWHIADLGSTNGTLVNDVDVRECVLRDGDLITLGLMNLEFRENPR; this is translated from the coding sequence ATGAGTTTCCTGAGTGACTTCGAGTCTCGCATCGGGTCGGTGTTCGGCGCCGCCCCCCAGGGCTACACCGAGCCCTTCTCGTTCAAGAAGCTCGCCAAGCGCGCCGCGCGCGAGATGGAGAACGAGACGTACGAGATCGACGGCGTCGACACCGCGCCCGCCCTCTACACCGTGCTGGTCTCCGCCACCGACGACTCCCTCATGCGGCCGCTCTACGAGCAGATCACCTACGAGACGGCCGCCTTCGTGACCTCGCAGGCCCAGAAGAAGGGCTACGCGTTCGTGGGCAGCCCGCTGGTGCGCTTCATGGTCGACCCGGGCCTCAAGTCGGGCAAGTTCGCCGTCTTCGCCGAGAACGTCGACGCAGGCACCCTCGGGCGCCTGCGCGAGGAGGAGCGCGCCTTCCTTGCGGGCAACTCGAGCGCCGGCGGGGCCGCCGCCCAGGTCCACCCGCGCGGGAGGCGCCAGGGGACGCCCACCCCCCGCACCTCGGCGCCCGCTCCCGCACCCGCGCCCGCTCCCGAGCCGGCACCGCTTGCCTCGGGCGACGGCCTCGACGTGACGCCGCTCGACTTCGTCGAGCCCATGCCCGTCGCCTCGGCGTCCGCCTCGACCCCCATGCCCGTCCCGATGGGCGGGCCCGCGCCCGTCGTGGTGCCTGGCGAGGGCCCCGGCTCCATCCCCGTGCCGCAGACGCAGCGCCGCAGCGTGCCCCTCGTCGACCCGCGCCGCGGCGTGGGCGACGTCGCCGTCGCGGGGGCGAGCCCCGTCGCCGGGCCCCAGACGGCAACCTGCCTGCTCATCGACCGCCAGAGCGGGCGCACCTACACCGCCGCCGCGCCGTCGACCGTCATCGGCCGCGAGCGCTCCCAGGCCGGCGTCGTCCTGCGCGACCCCAACGTCTCGCGCCGTCACGCCGAGCTCTCCTTCGACGGCCGCGACTGGCACATCGCCGACCTCGGCTCCACCAACGGCACCCTCGTCAACGACGTCGACGTCCGCGAGTGCGTCCTGCGGGACGGCGACCTCATCACCCTCGGCCTCATGAACCTCGAGTTTCGGGAGAACCCGCGATGA